The following coding sequences are from one Tachysurus vachellii isolate PV-2020 chromosome 7, HZAU_Pvac_v1, whole genome shotgun sequence window:
- the prox3 gene encoding prospero homeobox 3 → MDCPSDLFQQQPSQVCHFDLYHSPSESTSTGPIISPLLHPNSASQRWGGYRQGQCLFSDMPTQEEEQEVDADRFGRKSATGGTPIPQYRIGDRRRGSGDWSQDLLRVKQLRVDSSVKREAEAERDGHRGRRSVAQLESAEKSAEERGRRKKSREGRQRQRRELKLQLEETRGKLLELQRKVWQVYGEHHVEEEKGGEGDDGVMDETAEMFSEGETDDHLSSGLYPPLGVNEKNHESTGSQNSEVFHEPPVDLDLDMELDGGGVWLGCSLVHGEWENVGGSEKFAQALKQELSSAVARVIDRVLHLYAETNQTPPSSAMLAQEIPTSRTIDPDKKHRPGMAVNMTDQAEALPLVAKRAQEKRHPLIQGRQKNLLMPQANSSLPLLPQPHLSALLPPRSKDSFLQSCPPNPPPLPLPLLHYTMQHLFTRSLSSMPLHKDGLHNEPFMDFRSHNPSFPPLPLLGQLNPPLGDRGRDEGMRVGIDGGDSALYLGPGASQEGLSPCHLKKAKLMFFYTRYPSSNTLKTYFPDVKFNRCVTSQLIKWFSNFREFFYIQMERFARQAAREGPVTARERGLRLSRNSELFRILNMHYNKSNDYQVPDRFVEVSEVALREFFTAIQSGRDADPCWKKSIYKIICKLDSPVPDSFRLPGCPMDTHRMV, encoded by the exons ATGGATTGCCCTTCAGATCTTTTCCAGCAGCAGCCGTCCCAGGTGTGCCACTTTGATCTGTACCATAGTCCATCAGAGTCAACCTCTACTGGCCCCATCATTTCTCCTCTTCTGCACCCCAACAGTGCCTCCCAGAGGTGGGGTGGATATAGGCAGGGACAGTGCTTATTCTCAGATATGCCAACACaggaggaggaacaggaggtGGATGCGGACAGGTTTGGGAGAAAATCAGCTACAGGAGGAACCCCAATTCCGCAGTACCGAATTGGAGATAGGAGAAGAGGTTCTGGTGACTGGAGTCAGGACCTTCTCAGAGTGAAGCAACTTAGAGTGGACAGTTCTGTAAAAAGAGAAGCAGAGGCAGAAAGAGATGGGCATAGAGGAAGGAGGAGTGTAGCTCAATTGGAAAGTGCAGAGAAGAGTGCTGAGGAAAGAGGGCGGAGGAAGAAGAGCAGGGAGGGAAGACAGCGGCAACGGCGTGAGCTGAAACTCCAGTTAGAGGAAACCAGAGGGAAGCTGCTAGAGCTTCAGCGCAAAGTGTGGCAAGTATATGGAGAACATCATGTGGAAGAAGagaaaggaggagaaggagatgaCGGAGTGATGGATGAAACAGCAGAGATGTTCTCTGAAGGAGAAACAGATGATCATCTCAGCAGTGGGTTGTATCCTCCCCTGGGTGTTAATGAAAAAAACCATGAAAGTACAGGGAGTCAGAATTCTGAGGTGTTTCATGAACCTCCTGTGGATTTGGACCTTGACATGGAACTTGATGGAGGTGGAGTGTGGCTAGGCTGCAGTCTGGTACATGGGGAGTGGGAGAATGTAGGTGGTAGTGAAAAATTTGCCCAGGCTCTTAAGCAGGAGCTGTCCAGTGCAGTAGCTCGAGTCATTGACAGGGTTCTCCATCTCTATGCTGAAACTAACCAAACACCACCATCCAGTGCAATGCTAGCCCAGGAGATTCCCACTAGTAGGACAATAGACCCAGACAAGAAGCATAGGCCTGGGATGGCTGTCAATATGACAGATCAAGCTGAAGCACTGCCACTGGTTGCAAAGAGAGCTCAAGAGAAAAGGCACCCCCTAATTCAAGGCAGACAAAAGAACCTCCTGATGCCTCAAGCTAACTCCAGCTTACCCCTCTTACCCCAGCCTCATCTTTCTGCACTCTTACCTCCAAGGAGCAAAGACTCCTTCCTGCAGTCCTGCCCTCCAAATCCTCCTCCGCTGCCCCTACCTCTTCTCCATTACACCATGCAACACCTCTTTACTCGTTCGCTTTCTAGTATGCCGCTCCACAAAGACGGGCTCCACAACGAACCCTTTATGGACTTTCGCTCACACAACCCCTCATTCCCTCCCCTGCCTCTGCTTGGCCAGTTAAACCCACCTCTtggagatagagggagagatgaGGGGATGAGAGTAGGAATTGATGGAGGAGATTCAGCTCTTTATCTTGGTCCTGGGGCA TCTCAGGAGGGTCTCTCTCCATGTCATCTGAAGAAAGCCAAGCTAATGTTCTTCTACACACGCTACCCCAGCTCCAACACACTCAAGACTTACTTCCCTGATGTCAAG TTTAACCGCTGTGTCACCTCTCAGCTCATTAAGTGGTTTAGTAACTTCCGGGAGTTCTTCTACATTCAGATGGAGCGCTTTGCACGTCAGGCAGCTCGTGAGGGTCCTGTCACAGCCAGAGAAAGGGGACTGCGTCTGAGCCGAAACTCTGAGCTCTTTCGCATTCTGAACATGCACTACAACAAGAGCAATGACTACCAG GTTCCAGATAGGTTTGTGGAGGTGTCTGAAGTGGCACTACGGGAGTTCTTCACTGCTATCCAGAGCGGACGTGATGCTGACCCCTGCTGGAAAAAATCCATCTACAAAATCATCTGCaaacttgacagccctgtgCCTGACAGCTTCCGCTTGCCAGGCTGCCCCATGGACACTCACCGCATGGTCTAA
- the tmem179ba gene encoding transmembrane protein 179B produces the protein MALPRLLLLLLELAFYACCFICGIITAASVTISQGDFSGKCLLYGSVRLNASEIDVSWSSASSLCYFVSGISVCVAVFCFSTTLYWVYSCCMDGEVKRERIWMTSLLLVSAVFLFFLLVTGCILKVGRDKFCESVIKTVPNISRCDAAQSQKWKSPLIGSSFYIKLLNAETAVWVNFFSWIIVVVLVVVQRRWGSDYNTRLEDPGASPSETEPFFKRPEHPN, from the exons ATGGCGCTGCCGcggttgctgctgctgctgctagaGCTCGCGTTTTACGCCTGTTGTTTCATCTGCGGAATTATCACCGCCGCCTCCGTCACTATTTCTCag GGTGATTTTTCAGGGAAGTGTTTGCTGTATGGTTCTGTGCGCTTAAACGCCTCAGAAATTGATGTGAGCTGGTCCAGCGCATCGTCTCTCTGTTACTTTGTGTCAGGCATCTCGGTGTGCGTGGCTGTGTTCTGCTTCTCCACCACGCTCTACTGGGTTTACTCATGCTGTATGGATGGAGAGGTCAAAAG AGAGAGAATATGGATGACTTCCTTACTGCTTGTAAGCGCagtcttcctcttcttcctcctggTGACGGGATGCATCCTGAAAGTCGGTCGAGACAAATTTTGTGAATCCGTGATCAAAACGGTGCCCAATATATCCAG gtgtGATGCAGCACAGAGCCAGAAATGGAAAAGCCCTTTGATTGGGTCTAGTTTCTATATCAAACTACTCAATGCTGAG ACGGCAGTGTGGGTGAATTTCTTCAGCTGGATAATAGTAGTTGTTCTGGTAGTGGTCCAGCGTAGATGGGGCTCTGACTACAACACTCGGCTAGAGGACCCCGGAGCCAGTCCTTCTGAAACAGAACCCTTCTTCAAACGGCCAGAACACCCCAACTGA
- the LOC132848666 gene encoding transmembrane protein 151A isoform X1: MQDAADGEEPILAGTAREEQRPVKQSLASSLCRESHWKCLLLTLLMYGCFGTLTWCGLCKVPVLTVPEELAATVLENEDQSTTLAAANTYSPDELALDSPCSSGYVYIPLAFLAMLYVVYLVECWHCYSKTAMLAQAEVAEVYERVQRLQQATPCIWWKAISYHYVRRTRQVTRYRNGDAYTTTQVYHERVNTHAASSEFDYARLGVKDVSKELRGLMEHPAVRLRFTKCFSFSSARAEAAYLTQRARFFGENEGLDDYMEAREGMHLKNVDFREHMLAFPDPARQPWYARRRVFWLASALLLSWPLRVVAEYRTAYVHYHVEKLFGDEDDSSRGDGSDNGGINENVNGPGGGCIGSSYRAISRVNTVDMTELEWHIRCNQQMVPSYSEALLMDPGTDGNQGTNPHPPGANSNTGGPTLPVAFASAYLLQSCPRCRRSTSSMSLPSRLRGPTAALLTGTVAGMRASGAGGAAGGPGRLVLSRSGFSLGRLQATRPTSLFHSRSVGGGLGGRGEEGSGAGTGGGGFLGLSSRQDEESRGVLMGEGEEEEEQGNQVAREEERERQEEEAEQPEDSNREEGRESERDRPPTYQDAFFFPVLIVHGEESCHSGGDIS; this comes from the exons ATGCAGGACGCGGCAGACGGAGAGGAGCCCATTCTGGCTGGGACTGCCAGGGAAGAG CAGCGTCCAGTGAAGCAGTCCCTGGCTAGCTCTCTATGTCGAGAGTCACATTGGAAGTGTCTGCTTCTCACGCTGCTTATGTATGGTTGTTTTGGCACACTGACCTGGTGCGGATTATGCAAGGTTCCTGTCCTCACAGTACCTGAAGAGCTTGCAGCTACAGTATTGGAAAATGAAGACCAGTCTACAACTTTAGCTGCTGCTAATACTTACAGCCCTGATGAGTTGGCTCTTGACAGCCCTTGCTCAAGTGGTTATGTCTACATTCCTCTGGCTTTTCTGGCCATGTTATATGTGGTCTACTTGGTGGAGTGCTGGCACTGCTACTCCAAGACTGCCATGCTGGCTCAAGCAGAGGTCGCAGAGGTCTATGAGCGTGTGCAGAGACTTCAGCAGGCTACACCATGCATTTGGTGGAAGGCCATCAGCTACCATTATGTGCGAAGAACCAGACAGGTAACACGCTACCGCAATGGAGATGCATATACCACCACACAGGTGTATCATGAACGGGTCAACACGCATGCAGCGAGTTCAGAGTTTGACTATGCCAGGCTGGGTGTAAAAGATGTCTCAAAGGAGCTAAGGGGCCTCATGGAGCATCCGGCAGTACGTCTGCGCTTTACAAAATGCTTTAGTTTCTCCAGTGCCCGAGCAGAGGCTGCCTACCTCACACAACGTGCACGGTTCTTTGGGGAAAATGAAGGCTTAGATGACTACATGGAGGCACGGGAGGGAATGCACCTGAAGAATGTAGACTTTCGTGAACACATGCTGGCCTTTCCTGACCCTGCTCGGCAGCCCTGGTATGCACGCAGGAGGGTGTTCTGGCTTGCTTCAGCTTTGCTGCTGTCATGGCCACTTCGGGTTGTGGCAGAATATCGCACTGCATATGTGCATTACCATGTAGAAAAGCTGTTCGGTGATGAAGATGACAGCAGCAGAGGTGACGGAAGTGACAATGGAGGAATCAATGAGAATGTAAATGGACCTGGTGGAGGTTGCATCGGATCGAGCTACCGTGCCATTTCCCGGGTTAACACCGTTGACATGACGGAACTTGAGTGGCACATTCGCTGCAATCAGCAGATGGTTCCCAGTTATTCTGAGGCACTGCTGATGGATCCTGGCACAGATGGTAACCAAGGTACTAACCCCCATCCCCCTGGGGCAAATTCCAATACTGGAGGTCCTACATTGCCTGTGGCCTTTGCCTCAGCCTACCTGCTCCAGAGCTGCCCTCGCTGTCGCCGGTCCACTAGCAGCATGTCACTCCCTTCCAGGCTTAGAGGCCCAACAGCTGCTTTGCTGACTGGCACTGTAGCTGGGATGAGGGCTAGCGGAGCAGGAGGTGCTGCTGGAGGTCCAGGCAGACTTGTTCTGAGCAGAAGTGGCTTTTCATTGGGTCGTCTCCAAGCCACACGTCCCACATCTCTGTTCCATTCCCGCAGTGTAGGTGGAGGTCTAGGAGGACGAGGGGAGGAGGGGAGTGGTGCAGGAACAGGAGGTGGGGGATTTCTTGGTTTGAGCTCAAGGCAAGATGAAGAGAGTAGAGGGGTGTTAATGGGAGAaggggaggaggaagaagaacaaGGAAACCAGGTGGCtagggaggaggagagagaaagacaagaagAGGAAGCAGAGCAACCAGAAGATAGCAAcagggaggaagggagagaaAGCGAAAGGGATCGGCCTCCTACATATCAGGATGCTTTTTTCTTCCCCGTTCTTATTGTGCATGGAGAGGAGAGTTGTCATTCAGGAGGGGACATCTCATAA
- the LOC132848666 gene encoding transmembrane protein 151B isoform X2, with the protein MYGCFGTLTWCGLCKVPVLTVPEELAATVLENEDQSTTLAAANTYSPDELALDSPCSSGYVYIPLAFLAMLYVVYLVECWHCYSKTAMLAQAEVAEVYERVQRLQQATPCIWWKAISYHYVRRTRQVTRYRNGDAYTTTQVYHERVNTHAASSEFDYARLGVKDVSKELRGLMEHPAVRLRFTKCFSFSSARAEAAYLTQRARFFGENEGLDDYMEAREGMHLKNVDFREHMLAFPDPARQPWYARRRVFWLASALLLSWPLRVVAEYRTAYVHYHVEKLFGDEDDSSRGDGSDNGGINENVNGPGGGCIGSSYRAISRVNTVDMTELEWHIRCNQQMVPSYSEALLMDPGTDGNQGTNPHPPGANSNTGGPTLPVAFASAYLLQSCPRCRRSTSSMSLPSRLRGPTAALLTGTVAGMRASGAGGAAGGPGRLVLSRSGFSLGRLQATRPTSLFHSRSVGGGLGGRGEEGSGAGTGGGGFLGLSSRQDEESRGVLMGEGEEEEEQGNQVAREEERERQEEEAEQPEDSNREEGRESERDRPPTYQDAFFFPVLIVHGEESCHSGGDIS; encoded by the coding sequence ATGTATGGTTGTTTTGGCACACTGACCTGGTGCGGATTATGCAAGGTTCCTGTCCTCACAGTACCTGAAGAGCTTGCAGCTACAGTATTGGAAAATGAAGACCAGTCTACAACTTTAGCTGCTGCTAATACTTACAGCCCTGATGAGTTGGCTCTTGACAGCCCTTGCTCAAGTGGTTATGTCTACATTCCTCTGGCTTTTCTGGCCATGTTATATGTGGTCTACTTGGTGGAGTGCTGGCACTGCTACTCCAAGACTGCCATGCTGGCTCAAGCAGAGGTCGCAGAGGTCTATGAGCGTGTGCAGAGACTTCAGCAGGCTACACCATGCATTTGGTGGAAGGCCATCAGCTACCATTATGTGCGAAGAACCAGACAGGTAACACGCTACCGCAATGGAGATGCATATACCACCACACAGGTGTATCATGAACGGGTCAACACGCATGCAGCGAGTTCAGAGTTTGACTATGCCAGGCTGGGTGTAAAAGATGTCTCAAAGGAGCTAAGGGGCCTCATGGAGCATCCGGCAGTACGTCTGCGCTTTACAAAATGCTTTAGTTTCTCCAGTGCCCGAGCAGAGGCTGCCTACCTCACACAACGTGCACGGTTCTTTGGGGAAAATGAAGGCTTAGATGACTACATGGAGGCACGGGAGGGAATGCACCTGAAGAATGTAGACTTTCGTGAACACATGCTGGCCTTTCCTGACCCTGCTCGGCAGCCCTGGTATGCACGCAGGAGGGTGTTCTGGCTTGCTTCAGCTTTGCTGCTGTCATGGCCACTTCGGGTTGTGGCAGAATATCGCACTGCATATGTGCATTACCATGTAGAAAAGCTGTTCGGTGATGAAGATGACAGCAGCAGAGGTGACGGAAGTGACAATGGAGGAATCAATGAGAATGTAAATGGACCTGGTGGAGGTTGCATCGGATCGAGCTACCGTGCCATTTCCCGGGTTAACACCGTTGACATGACGGAACTTGAGTGGCACATTCGCTGCAATCAGCAGATGGTTCCCAGTTATTCTGAGGCACTGCTGATGGATCCTGGCACAGATGGTAACCAAGGTACTAACCCCCATCCCCCTGGGGCAAATTCCAATACTGGAGGTCCTACATTGCCTGTGGCCTTTGCCTCAGCCTACCTGCTCCAGAGCTGCCCTCGCTGTCGCCGGTCCACTAGCAGCATGTCACTCCCTTCCAGGCTTAGAGGCCCAACAGCTGCTTTGCTGACTGGCACTGTAGCTGGGATGAGGGCTAGCGGAGCAGGAGGTGCTGCTGGAGGTCCAGGCAGACTTGTTCTGAGCAGAAGTGGCTTTTCATTGGGTCGTCTCCAAGCCACACGTCCCACATCTCTGTTCCATTCCCGCAGTGTAGGTGGAGGTCTAGGAGGACGAGGGGAGGAGGGGAGTGGTGCAGGAACAGGAGGTGGGGGATTTCTTGGTTTGAGCTCAAGGCAAGATGAAGAGAGTAGAGGGGTGTTAATGGGAGAaggggaggaggaagaagaacaaGGAAACCAGGTGGCtagggaggaggagagagaaagacaagaagAGGAAGCAGAGCAACCAGAAGATAGCAAcagggaggaagggagagaaAGCGAAAGGGATCGGCCTCCTACATATCAGGATGCTTTTTTCTTCCCCGTTCTTATTGTGCATGGAGAGGAGAGTTGTCATTCAGGAGGGGACATCTCATAA
- the mus81 gene encoding crossover junction endonuclease MUS81, with protein sequence MPSEAVRLGRKRPVPSCPNPLFLEWLTEMRDHAKEKGLKTQYVYQKAIISLKKYPLPLKNGKEAKILQNFGDGICKILDERLEKHYRENGANAPVHCLPHSAEPCSNSLPSTKSSHCSNLPALKGGRNMSKAKADVGQEKGGKKKREYVPQKRSGGYAVLLTLYRHSQIPNSKGFMFKNELQTEAQSLCDKSFTVPDLGSKYTAWTSVSTLIQKNLLLKTHNPARYSLTEFGLALAERLESEEQLVDGQAEERKSQAEDSGDGPVTVDLTLHEDKEKQDSCIPGVVSSRAISVTHAGSASLSEKFHSSEKERAAYLLPGDYDIVLCVDFIETTGGNTARKQELVKELQRNGVTFDIRKLNVGDFLWVAREKVAPVPGQLRPPVAKELVLDYIIERKRIDDLCGSIMDGRFREQKFRLKRCGLHKPIYLVEQCGSAAAHLSLPESTLQQAIVNTQVVDNFFVKKVQDVKESAAYLTVMTRYLQKLYQNRTLYYRSRELDQDEECDTENGGREGENPHCSLISFTDFNSGALKNKSQTVREVFARQLMQISGISGDKAAAILEHYSTVSSLLNAYNQCSTDAEREKLLSSIKYGKLKRNIGPALSRTVYQLYCTEGPLS encoded by the exons ATGCCATCAGAAGCAGTGCGTCTGGGTCGGAAGCGGCCTGTACCTTCCTGCCCCAACCCTCTCTTCCTCGAGTGGCTCACTGAGATGCGTGATCACGCCAAAGAGAAAGGCCTCAAGACACAGTACGTCTATCAGAAG GctataatttctttaaaaaagtatcCACTGCCACTGAAAAACGGCAAAGAGGCCAAAATCCTGCAGAACTTTGGGGACGGAATCTGTAAGATCCTGGACGAGAGGCTTGAGAAACATTACAGAGAAAATG GTGCTAATGCTCCTGTTCACTGCCTCCCTCATAGCGCTGAACCCTGCAGCAACAGCCTGCCTTCCACCAAATCATCACACTGCTCCAACCTTCCTGCTCTAAAGGGTGGAAGAAACATG AGCAAGGCTAAAGCTGATGTAGGACAGgagaaaggaggaaagaagaaaagggagTATGTCCCTCAGAAGAGATCAGGAGGCTACGCTGTTCTGCTCACATTGTACAGACATTCACAG ATACCTAACAGTAAAGGcttcatgtttaaaaatgaactaCAGACAGAGGCACAGTCCCTTTGTGATAAATCCTTCACTGTA CCTGATCTAGGTAGTAAATACACAGCCTGGACTTCAGTAAGCACCCTCATTCAGAAAAACTTGCTACTGAAAACACACAACCCTGCCAG GTATTCATTGACAGAGTTTGGTCTGGCTCTGGCAGAAAGACTGGAGTCTGAAGAGCAGTTGGTAGATGGACAAGCGGAGGAGAGGAAGAGTCAGGCTGAGGACTCAGGGGATGGACCGGTTACTGTAGACCTGACTCTGCatgaagacaaagaaaaacaagacagcTG CATCCCAGGAGTTGTGTCTAGCAGAGCCATCTCAGTAACCCATGCAGGTAGCGCTTCGCTATCAGAAAAGTTTCACagctcagagaaagagagagctgcATATCTTCTCCCTGGAGACTATGacattgtgctgtgtgttgacTTTATAGAGACCACTGG AGGGAACACAGCACGCAAACAAGAATTGGTCAAGGAACTACAGAGAAACGGTGTGACCTTTGACATCAGAAAACTAAATGTAGGCGACTTCCTGTGGGTTGCTCGTGAGAAAGTGGCACCTGTGCCCG GTCAGTTGCGTCCACCTGTGGCAAAAGAGCTGGTGCTTGATTACATCATTGAGAGGAAGCGAATAGATGACCTGTGTGGAAGTATAATGGATGGTCGCTTCAGAGAACAGAAG TTCCGTCTGAAGAGGTGTGGTCTGCATAAACCCATCTACCTGGTGGAGCAGTGTGGTTCAGCAGCAGCACACCTCAGTCTACCAGAAAGCACTTTGCAACAAGCTATAGTTAATACAcag GTGGTAGATAACTTCTTTGTGAAGAAAGTTCAGGATGTTAAAGAATCAGCTGCCTACCTCACAGTCATGACCAGATATCTGCAGAAACTTTATCAG AATAGGACATTGTACTACCGCTCCAGAGAACTGGACCAAGATGAAGAGTGTGACACCGAGAATGGAGGCAGGGAAGGTGAAAACCCCCACTGCTCACTTATCTCCTTCACAGACTTCAACTCTGGAGCTTTGAAAAACAAG TCTCAGACAGTTAGAGAGGTTTTTGCTCGACAGCTGATGCAGATCAGTGGAATCTCTGGTGACAAAGCGGCTGCTATATTAGagcactacagtacagtaagcaG tTTATTGAATGCATACAACCAGTGTTCCACTgatgctgagagagaaaagctcCTCTCATCCATCAAATATGGCAAACTTAAAAG aaaCATTGGGCCAGCCCTTAGTCGGACTGTATACCAGCTTTACTGTACAGAAGGACCACTatcgtaa